The genomic window TCGGGGCGTTCCTCCAAAGTGCGGGAAGGGGTTTGGAATCCCATGGAAACCAAAAAGCCGCGTCTCAGAAGTACAACGAATCCATAAAATACTTCAGAATGGCAATGTCTCTGAATAATAAAGATGCCAATGCATACTTTGGAATGGGGGAAGGCTACCGCTCACTCAGGGATTATGAAACTGCCCTCGCTTATTTCAAGAAATCCTTGGAAATCAATCCGAACCAGGTTAAAGCTTACAATAATATCGGGATAATATATATGATACGGCTGCCTTCAAATGACAAATCCGAAACCGAAAGGAATCTCAAGACCGCGGTTGAGTATCTCAAAAAAGCATTGGCGCTCGATCCTAAATACATGCAAGCACTTGCGAACCTCGGAGAAGCAGATGCACTTCTTAAAGAACTACATGGCGCAGAAAATTACAAAAACGGCTCAAATAGAGGCAAGAAAACTAAACAAAGACCAGATGATGCAAATTAATGGTGAATGTTTTTATTTCTTGTCTCATAATATATTCTACAAGCAGTTTGTGGGTGGAGAAATGAACGAAGATGAAGAAAGGAAATCCTATCTCAACGAGACGATAGAGCACATAGACATAACGAAAATAGACGCGGTCCCGCTCATAGAAAGCTACTCGAAAATGGCGTTCCAGGCAAGGAACCTCGCGCGCGGCGCAAAAATATACGAGAGAATGCTTAGGGACGAGAAGTGCGGAGTGATACTCACGCTCGCAGGCTCGATTTTCAGCGCAGGCCTGAAGAAGGTGGTTTACCAGCTCGTGAAGCACAACATGGTGGACGCGATTGTTTCCACTGGCGCGCTCATAGTGGACCAGGACTTTTTCGAATCTCTGGGCTTCAGGCACTACATCGGCACCCCGAACGTTGACGACAACCGGCTCAGGGAGCTTCGCATAGACAGGATATACGACACTTACATAGACGAGGACGAACTGCGCGTGTGCGACATGACGATAGCGAAGAT from Candidatus Micrarchaeia archaeon includes these protein-coding regions:
- a CDS encoding deoxyhypusine synthase family protein, yielding MNEDEERKSYLNETIEHIDITKIDAVPLIESYSKMAFQARNLARGAKIYERMLRDEKCGVILTLAGSIFSAGLKKVVYQLVKHNMVDAIVSTGALIVDQDFFESLGFRHYIGTPNVDDNRLRELRIDRIYDTYIDEDELRVCDMTIAK